One window of the Streptomyces sp. NBC_00259 genome contains the following:
- the folE gene encoding GTP cyclohydrolase I FolE yields the protein MTDPVTLDGEGRIGEFDEKRAENAVRELLIAVGEDPDREGLRETPGRVARAYKEIFSGLWQEPEDVLTTTFDLGHDEMVLVKDIEVFSTCEHHLVPFRGVAHVGYIPSTTGKITGLSKLARLVDVFARRPQVQERLTTQVADSLMDILEPRGVIVVIECEHMCMSMRGIRKPGAKTITSAVRGQLRDVATRNEAMSLIMAR from the coding sequence ATGACCGACCCGGTGACGCTGGACGGCGAGGGCAGGATCGGCGAGTTCGACGAGAAGCGCGCCGAGAACGCCGTGCGCGAACTCCTCATCGCGGTCGGCGAGGACCCGGACCGCGAGGGCCTTCGGGAGACGCCAGGGCGAGTGGCGCGGGCGTACAAGGAAATATTCTCCGGGCTCTGGCAGGAGCCGGAGGACGTGCTGACGACGACGTTCGACCTGGGACACGACGAGATGGTCCTGGTGAAGGACATCGAGGTGTTCTCGACCTGTGAGCACCATCTGGTGCCTTTCCGGGGCGTCGCCCACGTCGGCTACATCCCGTCGACGACCGGCAAGATCACCGGATTGTCCAAGCTGGCGCGCCTTGTCGATGTGTTCGCCCGCCGCCCTCAGGTGCAGGAGCGGCTGACCACGCAGGTCGCGGACTCCCTGATGGACATCCTGGAGCCGCGCGGAGTGATCGTGGTGATCGAGTGCGAGCACATGTGCATGTCGATGCGCGGCATCCGTAAGCCGGGCGCGAAGACGATCACCTCCGCGGTGCGCGGGCAGCTTCGCGATGTCGCCACCCGCAATGAGGCGATGAGCCTGATCATGGCGCGCTGA
- a CDS encoding DUF3180 domain-containing protein: MKQLRLGVLAGLFVVAGILSWAGTRLWDSVGTLPSVPLAAPIVLAAIAAVLTATALSLRARLRAQRERRPGAKGVEPLMAARAVVFGQASALVAALVSGLYGGAGVFLLGFLDIPARRDQAIYAGFSVLAGIAVIAAAIFLERVCKLPEDEDDGTGQVPAR, from the coding sequence GTGAAGCAACTACGGCTCGGGGTACTCGCCGGGCTCTTCGTGGTGGCCGGAATCCTGTCATGGGCCGGCACCCGTCTGTGGGACTCGGTCGGCACGCTGCCGAGCGTGCCGCTGGCCGCGCCGATCGTGCTCGCGGCGATCGCCGCGGTCCTCACCGCGACCGCGCTCTCGCTCCGTGCCCGGCTGCGCGCCCAGCGCGAGCGCCGTCCCGGCGCGAAGGGAGTCGAGCCCCTGATGGCCGCCCGCGCGGTCGTCTTCGGCCAGGCGAGCGCCCTGGTCGCGGCCCTCGTCAGCGGTCTGTACGGCGGCGCGGGCGTCTTCCTGCTCGGCTTCCTCGACATCCCGGCCCGCCGCGACCAGGCGATCTACGCCGGCTTCTCGGTTCTGGCCGGCATCGCGGTGATCGCGGCGGCGATCTTCCTGGAGCGCGTCTGCAAGCTCCCCGAGGACGAGGACGACGGCACGGGCCAGGTCCCGGCGAGGTAG
- the folK gene encoding 2-amino-4-hydroxy-6-hydroxymethyldihydropteridine diphosphokinase: protein MSDPTVQPVPTAVVEQVDAADITLSNPKRAVIALGANLGNRLETIQGAIDALEDTPGVRVKAVSPVYETEPWGVEPGSQPSYFNAVVLVKTTLPPSSLLERGQAIEEAFDRVREERWGPRTIDVDIVAYAEVISDDPVLTLPHPRAHERAFVLAPWHDVEPEAQLPGRGPVADLLDGVGRTGVAPRVDLELRLPE from the coding sequence ATGAGCGACCCCACAGTGCAGCCCGTGCCCACCGCCGTCGTCGAGCAGGTCGACGCGGCGGACATCACCCTGTCCAACCCGAAGCGGGCCGTGATCGCGCTCGGCGCCAACCTCGGCAACCGCCTGGAGACGATCCAGGGCGCCATCGACGCGCTGGAGGACACGCCCGGCGTGCGGGTCAAGGCGGTCTCTCCCGTCTACGAGACGGAGCCGTGGGGCGTCGAGCCGGGCTCCCAGCCGTCGTACTTCAACGCGGTGGTGCTCGTGAAGACGACCCTGCCGCCCAGCTCCCTGCTGGAGCGCGGTCAGGCCATCGAGGAGGCGTTCGACCGGGTGCGCGAGGAGCGCTGGGGTCCGCGCACGATCGACGTGGACATCGTGGCGTACGCGGAAGTGATCTCCGACGACCCGGTGCTCACGCTCCCGCACCCGCGGGCGCATGAGCGGGCCTTCGTCCTCGCGCCGTGGCACGACGTGGAGCCCGAGGCCCAGCTTCCGGGCCGCGGACCGGTCGCCGATCTGCTCGACGGCGTCGGCCGGACCGGGGTCGCGCCGCGCGTGGACCTGGAACTCCGCCTGCCCGAATAG